CGAAGACCGGCAAGGGCACCTTCGTCGTGGCGAACACGGTTGAAGACCCCACCTTCGGCGACTACGCGGCCAGCGACCTCCTGGAGGTGCGCCGGCACGTCGAGATCCCGGTCGCCGGCTACGCGGCGCTGCGCCGGACCCCGGAGGACCTGGACCACCTGGCCCACCTGCTCGACCGGATGGAACGGGAGACCGACACCACCGCGTGGGTCGCCCTGGACACCGTGTTCCACCTGGCGGTGGCCGAGGCCTCCGGCAACCCGGTGTTCCGCCGGGTGATCGAGGAGATCCGTGACGCACTGGCGCGTCAGTCGACCCTCCTCAACGAACTCGGCGGTCGGCGCGAGCAGTCCAACTGCGAGCACCGGGCGATCGTCGAGGCCCTGATCGACGGTTCCGAGCCCGACGCCGTCGAGGCGATGTCCCACCACCTCCACCGCGTGGAGGCCACTCTCACCGACATCGTGCGCCCCCAGCGCGCGGACACCTCAAGAGAAGGCAGAGCCGAGGCGTGAGCGAGCAGTTCCTCAAAGACGAGAAGCGCCCCACGACCCGTCACGTCGACGCCGGCGACACCGGCTACAGCAAGTCCCTGAAAGCCCGGCACGTCAACATGATCGCCATCGGCGGTGCCATCGGCACCGGGCTGTTCCTCGGCGCCGGCGGACGGCTCGCCGATGCCGGGCCCTCCCTGTTCGTCGCGTACGCCATCTGCGGCGTCTTCGCGTTCCTCGTCGTGCGAGCGCTCGGCGAGCTGGTCCTGTACCGCCCGTCCTCCGGCGCCTTCGTGTCGTACGCCCGGGAGTTCCTGGGGGAGAAGGGCGCGTACACCGCCGGCTGGATGTACTTCCTCAACTGGGCGACCACCGGCATCGCCGACATCACCGCCGTCGCCACGTACACCCACTACTGGCACCTGTTCTCCGACGTTCCGCAGTGGGTGATCGCACTCATAGCCCTGGCCGTGGTCCTCACCGTGAACCTCATCTCGGTGCGGATCTTCGGCGAACTGGAGTTCTGGTTCGCCATCGTCAAGGTCAGCGCCCTGGTGGTCTTCATGGGCATCGGGATCTTCCTGCTCGTCACCCAGCACCCGGTCGACGGCGTCGTACCCGGTCCGTCCCTGATCACCGGCAATGGTGGGATCTTCCCCAACGGCCTGCTGCCGATGCTGCTGATCATCCAGGGCGTCGTCTTCGCCTACGCCTCCGTCGAACTGGTCGGCGTGACGGCCGGGGAGACCGAGAACCCCGAGAAGATCATGCCGAAGGCGATCAACTCGATCATGTGGCGCGTGGGCCTGTTCTACGTCGGCTCGGTCGTCCTGCTGTCGATGCTGATGCCGTGGAACAAGTACACCTCCGGCCAGAGTCCCTTCGTGACGGTGCTCTCCCACATCGGTGTCCCGGCGGCGGGCAGTGTGATGAACCTGGTCGTCCTCACCGCGGCGATGTCCTCGCTCAACTCGGGCCTCTACTCCACCGGCCGCATCCTGCGCTCCATGGCCGTCAACGGATCGGCCCCGCGCTTCACCTCCAGGATGAGCCGCACCCAGGTGCCATACGGCGGCATCCTGCTCACCAGCAGCATGTGCGTCCTCGGTGTCGGCCTCAACTTCGTGGTCCCCGCCGACGCGTTCGAGATCGTGCTCAACCTCGCGGCCATCGGCATCATCGCCACCTGGGGCATGATCATGGTCTGCCACCTCCTGTTCTGGCGGAAGACCACGGCCGGCGAACTGACCCGCCCCGGCTACCGCCTGCCCGGCTCGCCCTGGACCGAACTCGTGACGCTGGCCTTCCTCGCTGTCGTCCTGGTCCTCATGTACGCCGACGGCGGCGCCGGACGCACCACTGTGCTGTGCGTACCGCTCATCGCTGCCGCACTCGTCGTCGGCTGGTACGCGATCCGCGGGCGCATCGCGCGCGCCGCCGCCGGAA
The sequence above is drawn from the Streptomyces kaniharaensis genome and encodes:
- a CDS encoding amino acid permease, which produces MSEQFLKDEKRPTTRHVDAGDTGYSKSLKARHVNMIAIGGAIGTGLFLGAGGRLADAGPSLFVAYAICGVFAFLVVRALGELVLYRPSSGAFVSYAREFLGEKGAYTAGWMYFLNWATTGIADITAVATYTHYWHLFSDVPQWVIALIALAVVLTVNLISVRIFGELEFWFAIVKVSALVVFMGIGIFLLVTQHPVDGVVPGPSLITGNGGIFPNGLLPMLLIIQGVVFAYASVELVGVTAGETENPEKIMPKAINSIMWRVGLFYVGSVVLLSMLMPWNKYTSGQSPFVTVLSHIGVPAAGSVMNLVVLTAAMSSLNSGLYSTGRILRSMAVNGSAPRFTSRMSRTQVPYGGILLTSSMCVLGVGLNFVVPADAFEIVLNLAAIGIIATWGMIMVCHLLFWRKTTAGELTRPGYRLPGSPWTELVTLAFLAVVLVLMYADGGAGRTTVLCVPLIAAALVVGWYAIRGRIARAAAGTDD
- a CDS encoding FadR/GntR family transcriptional regulator, whose translation is MEAVFGHLRSAIERGQYAVGDKLPSEAELCRTLEVSRPVLREALRALQAMGLTVSKTGKGTFVVANTVEDPTFGDYAASDLLEVRRHVEIPVAGYAALRRTPEDLDHLAHLLDRMERETDTTAWVALDTVFHLAVAEASGNPVFRRVIEEIRDALARQSTLLNELGGRREQSNCEHRAIVEALIDGSEPDAVEAMSHHLHRVEATLTDIVRPQRADTSREGRAEA